A single Cannabis sativa cultivar Pink pepper isolate KNU-18-1 chromosome 7, ASM2916894v1, whole genome shotgun sequence DNA region contains:
- the LOC115697210 gene encoding U3 snoRNP-associated protein-like EMB2271, which produces MNNKRGSGPKGSKKGKASSISDEAFFGNDPKKRRKKTKNDDFIESSDSDDDFFGGSDGDDGANGDLVEETVDETRKRLATELLEKMRKSAKEEGDDDDEGGDSDKEIEEGERDSLVAQLLQQKQLEESGRLRRLVASRVQKPEASDQFQLLVKHRQPVTAVVLSEDDSKGFSAAKDGTILHWDVESGRGEKYRWPSDAVLKSHGAKDPQGRASKHSKLVFSLAVSSDGRYLASGGSDRHVHLWDTRTREHIQAFPGHRGPVSCLTFRQGTSELFSGSYDRTVKIWNAEDRAYISSLFGHQSEVLTIDCLRKERVLTVGRDRSMQLFKVPEESRLVFRAPASSLECCCFISNDEFLSGTDDGSVELWSLLRKKPAYIVKNAHSLLAANKNIEQKDCPMIPNGHIENGHHTSEKYDSSSVYSWVSSVAVCRSSDLAASGAGNGSVRLWSIGSETKDIKPLYNLPVVGFVNSLAFAKSGKFIVAGVGQEPRLGRWGRVPAAQNGVAIHPLKLLS; this is translated from the exons ATGAACAACAAGAGAGGCTCCGGCCCTAAGGGATCAAAGAAGGGCAAGGCTTCTTCCATCTCCGATGAAGCATTCTTCGGCAACGATCCCAAGAAGCGGCGGAAGAAGACCAAAAATGACGACTTTATTGAGAGCAGCGATTCCGATGACGATTTTTTCGGCGGTTCCGATGGAGATGACGGAGCTAATGGGGATTTGGTGGAAGAGACTGTGGACGAAACTAGGAAGAGGTTGGCGACTGAGCTTTTGGAAAAAATGAGGAAGTCGGCTAAGGAAGAAGGTGATGACGATGATGAGGGAGGTGATAGTGATAAGGAAATTGAGGAAGGTGAGAGAGACTCTTTGGTTGCTCAGCTTTTGCAGCAGAAGCAGCTCGAGGAGAGTGGCAGGCTTCGGAGATTAGTTGCATCGAG ggTGCAAAAGCCAGAAGCTTCTGATCAATTTCAGTTATTAGTGAAGCATCGGCAACCTGTTACAGCTGTGGTTCTATCAGAGGATGATTCGAAGGGCTTTTCCGCGGCTAAAGACGGTACTATTTTGCATTGGGATGTAGAAAGTGGGAGGGGTGAAAAATATAGATGGCCTAGTGATGCAGTACTAAAGTCCCATGGTGCCAAGGATCCACAAGGCCGGGCTAGTAAGCACAGTAAACTTGTTTTCTCGTTGGCTGTTAGCTCAGATGGACGGTATTTGGCAAGTGGAGGTTCTGACCGTCATGTTCATTTGTGGGATACTCGTACAAGAGAACATATTCAG GCTTTTCCAGGACACAGAGGACCTGTTTCATGCTTAACATTTAGGCAAGGGACTTCTGAACTTTTTTCTGGTTCTTATGATCGAACTGTCAAGATATGGAATGCAGAGGACAGAGCCTACATAAGCTCTTTATTTGGTCATCAAAGTGAAGTGTTGACCATTGATTGCCTACGAAAAGAGAGGGTTTTGACGGTTGGGCGTGATAGGAGTATGCAGTTATTTAAG GTACCTGAGGAGTCTCGATTAGTGTTCCGTGCCCCTGCTTCCTCTCTAGAATGTTGTTGCTTTATTAGTAATGATGAATTCTTATCTGGAACCGATGATGGAAGTGTTGAGCTGTGGAGCCTACTGCGAAAGAAGCCGGCTTACATTGTCAAGAATGCACACTCTTTGTTGGCTGCAAACAAGAACATAGAACAGAAGGATTGCCCAATGATTCCTAATGGCCATATAG AAAATGGTCACCACACTTCTGAAAAATATGATTCTTCATCTGTATATTCCTGGGTCAGTTCTGTGGCCGTCTGTAGAAGTAGTGACCTTGCTGCATCAGGAGCCGGTAATGGTTCTGTTCGTTTGTGGAGTATTGGGAGTGAAACCAAAGACATTAAACCCTTATACAATCTACCTGTG GTTGGGTTTGTGAATTCCTTGGCTTTTGCAAAATCTGGAAAGTTCATTGTTGCTGGAGTGGGGCAG GAACCTCGATTGGGAAGGTGGGGACGCGTCCCGGCAGCTCAAAATGGAGTAGCAATTCATCCACTCAAGTTGCTTTCTTAA